The sequence GTACACGTCGCGTTCGAGCACTTCGACGCTGGCGTCGTCGCGGTCGATGCCGACGTTGTAGCCGCCGCTCAGCTTCACGACGAGGTCGTCGGCCGTCGTCGAGGGCATGAGGACGCCCTCGTTCTCGACGCCCCCGCGCTCGACGCGGACGCGATCCCCTGGGTTCATGCGTCGGGCTATCGCCCGGGCGGACTTGAATCCATTCGTTCCCGCGTCACAACGCACTTGACCGTCGCCGTCACAGTCACGGTATGGGTCGCCTTCGCCGCGTGTTCGCGCCGCGACAGTTCCTCCTGGCGCTCGCGCTCTCGATCGCCGGCCTCGTCGCCGGGAGCGCCGTCCCCGTCGTCGGCATCGTCGGCCGGTTTCTGGGCGTCGCGCTCGCGGGCTTCTGTCTCGCGTTCGTCGACTCCGAGCGCCGGTACGTCGAAGCGGGTCTCGCGGGCGCTCTCGCCGCCGGCGCGGGGTTCGTGCTGTCGGCGTTCACCTCCGCGTTCGCACCCATAGCCGCCGACTACGGCCTCCGCATCGCGGGCGTCGGGGTCACCGCCGGACTGGTCGCGGCGCTGCTCGGGCATTACTTCGGTCGCGATCTCCGGGCGGGACTGACGCGGGACCTCTGATCAGGCGAGTCGCCACTCGTCGCCCTCGCGCTCGATCAACCCGCGGTCGGCGAGCGTGTTCAGCGCCCCTCGGACGGCGTCGGTCGGCGCCTCGACGGCGTCGACGATCTCCGCCGTCGTGCCGGAGGCCGTCGCAACCGCGGCGAGCACCTCCGCGTGGAACCGGCTGTCGGCGTCGACGCCGAGGTGGTCGTCGAGGCGGTCGAGGATCTCCGTGACCCGGCCGTACACCCACCGCTGGGCCAGGGAGAGTTCGTTCTCCAGCGTCTGCAACTGGTCGAACGCCGCCGCGAGTTCGCCGACGTCGTCGTCGGCCTGGGCCGGCGTGTCGAGCGAGAGGTGTCGACAGCGGCCGTTCATGTCGAGACTCGGATTCGCCGGATAGGCGCTCTTGACGCCGAACCCGTACGGCGAGACGCTCACCTCGAGGCGAAGGTTGCGCGAGATATGGAAGTATTTCCGACGCTGATCGTCGGTGTGACTCTCGACCAGTCCCGCCTCCTCCAGTTTCCGGAGATGGTCGATGACCGCCTTCGGACTCACGCCGAGATACTCGCTGATCTCGGTGACATAACAGGGCTTTCGAGACAGCAGTCGAAGGATCCGCCGGCGGTTCTCGTTGCCGAGGAGATCGAGTAGTACCGCCGAGTCCATAACGTGAGGTTAGCGGCGGTAGGTAAAAAGGCTCCGCATGCTGCCCCCCGATCCGTCAGCTTTTCCGCCGTGACCGCCCGAGTCGGGGTATGGACACTGCCGAGGTCGAACGACTCATCGAGGAGGGCATCGAGGACGCCGACGCGACGGTCACCAAGCCCCGCGTGCCCGACGAGGACCACGAGGACGCCCACTTCGCCGCCGTCGTCGTCTCGCCGGCCTTCGAGGACCTGTCGCTCGTCCAGCAACACGAACTCGTCTACGACGCGCTCGACGGCTACATGACGACCGACATCCACGCCCTGGAGATGAAGACTTACACGCCCGAGGCGTACGAGGAACACGGCCCCGAGGCGTAGCGGTAACTTTTACGACGCGGCTCCCGTCGGTCTCCGCATGAGCGACGACTCCGAGACCGACGGCGACGTCCGGACCGAACGGGACAGCCTCGGCGAGATTCGCGTGCCCGCCGACGCGTACTGGGGCGCCCAGACCCAGCGCGCCGTCCAGAACTTCCCCATCAGCGACGAAACATTCGGTCGGCGGTTCGTCCGCGCGCTCGGCATCGTCAAGAAGTCCGCAGCGCGGGCCAACCGCGACTTGGGTCTCCTCGACGACGAGGTGGCCGACGCCATCGTCGCCGCCGCCGACGAGGTCATCGCCGGCGAGCACGACGACCAGTTCCCGGTCGATGTCTTCCAAACGGGGTCGGGCACCTCCTCGAACATGAACGCCAACGAGGTTATCGCCAACCGGGCGGCCGAACGGCTCGGCCACGAGGTGGGCGACCGAGTCGTCCATCCGAACGACCACGTCAACTTCGGGCAGTCCTCGAACGACGTGATTCCGACGGCGATGCACGTCGCCGCCCTGGAGGCGGTCCAGAACGATCTGGTTCCCGCCTTGGAGACGCTGGCGGCCGAACTCGACGCCAAAGCGGAGGCGTTCGACGGCGTGGTCAAGACCGGCCGCACCCACCTGCAGGACGCCACGCCCGTCCGCCTCGGCCAGGAGTTCGGCGGCTACCGAACCCAGGTCGAGAAGGGGATCGACCGCTGTGAGTCGGTCACGCCACGGCTGGCCGAACTCGCCCTCGGCGGAACGGCCACGGGAACGGGATTGAACACGCATCCGGAGTTCCCCGAACGCGCCGCGGAGTACATCGCTGCCGAGACGGGGCTCCCCTTCCGCGAGGCCGACGATCACTTCGAGGCACAGGCCGCCCACGACGCCATGAGCGAGGCCCACGGCGCGCTCCGGACGGTCG comes from Haloplanus sp. XH21 and encodes:
- a CDS encoding ArsR family transcriptional regulator, translating into MDSAVLLDLLGNENRRRILRLLSRKPCYVTEISEYLGVSPKAVIDHLRKLEEAGLVESHTDDQRRKYFHISRNLRLEVSVSPYGFGVKSAYPANPSLDMNGRCRHLSLDTPAQADDDVGELAAAFDQLQTLENELSLAQRWVYGRVTEILDRLDDHLGVDADSRFHAEVLAAVATASGTTAEIVDAVEAPTDAVRGALNTLADRGLIEREGDEWRLA
- a CDS encoding BolA family protein, encoding MDTAEVERLIEEGIEDADATVTKPRVPDEDHEDAHFAAVVVSPAFEDLSLVQQHELVYDALDGYMTTDIHALEMKTYTPEAYEEHGPEA
- a CDS encoding class II fumarate hydratase yields the protein MSDDSETDGDVRTERDSLGEIRVPADAYWGAQTQRAVQNFPISDETFGRRFVRALGIVKKSAARANRDLGLLDDEVADAIVAAADEVIAGEHDDQFPVDVFQTGSGTSSNMNANEVIANRAAERLGHEVGDRVVHPNDHVNFGQSSNDVIPTAMHVAALEAVQNDLVPALETLAAELDAKAEAFDGVVKTGRTHLQDATPVRLGQEFGGYRTQVEKGIDRCESVTPRLAELALGGTATGTGLNTHPEFPERAAEYIAAETGLPFREADDHFEAQAAHDAMSEAHGALRTVAGSLNKIANDLRLLASGPRNGLGEIEQPENQPGSSIMPGKINPVVAEAVNQVHTQVVGNDAAVSAGAAGGQLDLNLYKPVVAHNFLQSTDVLANAAEAFAEKFVAKLEANEAHCEAAVERSMALATALNPAIGYDKASEVAKTALKEDKTVREVAVEKGYLTEDEADDVLDPERMTHRGILSADDE